The following are encoded in a window of Thermoplasmata archaeon genomic DNA:
- a CDS encoding nucleotidyltransferase domain-containing protein gives MDGSWKLARLSEVLGIPLLDTRFVPPGALVELREKASGIEALGSLIIYGSVVRGEASPKSDIDLLAVPARRGVGGELERALTRVLRGIEKKHNLRLSFSLMVYSGKEDPHFLWEAVRDGAVLFCRPETALRGPATAQPVALVSYSLKGLGGAGRQRIRRFIFESKKGISVDRGNRQEYIAPGALLLSPEKARRLIAILDSLRVRYSLIKLWR, from the coding sequence ATGGACGGGAGCTGGAAGCTCGCGCGCCTGAGCGAGGTCCTCGGAATTCCACTGCTCGATACCCGTTTTGTCCCGCCGGGGGCGCTCGTCGAGCTACGAGAAAAAGCCTCCGGCATCGAGGCGTTGGGCTCGCTCATCATATACGGTTCGGTCGTCAGGGGGGAGGCCTCGCCCAAGAGCGATATTGATCTCCTCGCCGTGCCGGCGCGGAGGGGCGTGGGCGGAGAGCTGGAGAGGGCGCTGACGCGTGTGCTGAGGGGAATCGAGAAAAAGCACAACCTGAGACTGAGCTTCTCGCTGATGGTCTATTCTGGAAAGGAGGACCCGCATTTTCTATGGGAGGCCGTGCGCGACGGGGCGGTCCTGTTCTGCAGGCCGGAGACGGCGCTCCGGGGCCCCGCCACCGCACAGCCCGTGGCACTCGTGTCCTACTCTCTCAAGGGGCTCGGGGGCGCGGGCAGGCAGCGCATTAGGCGCTTCATCTTCGAGTCGAAAAAAGGGATATCGGTCGACCGCGGGAACCGGCAGGAGTACATCGCGCCCGGGGCCCTCCTCCTCTCGCCTGAAAAGGCCCGGAGACTCATCGCGATTCTCGACTCGCTGCGGGTCAGGTACTCTCTCATCAAGCTCTGGCGGTGA
- a CDS encoding DUF6036 family nucleotidyltransferase translates to MEKAERKEERPLRLLKVLRSEGIRHVVVGGFAAVVYGVGRATFDIDIALAPSPADIERLIEMLVETGYSSAVDPETGRRIADTRKLTPKMILERECTRFRNKDSIDIMIVPLDTFDFLWKYRVEVEYEGVKISVPSLIDLIHLKEQSGRPVDLQDAKELRHILRTRKGRY, encoded by the coding sequence ATGGAGAAAGCGGAAAGGAAGGAGGAGCGTCCGCTGAGGCTCCTGAAGGTCCTCAGGAGCGAGGGCATCAGGCACGTGGTCGTCGGTGGCTTCGCGGCCGTGGTCTACGGCGTCGGGCGAGCCACTTTCGACATCGACATAGCCCTGGCGCCCTCTCCTGCGGACATTGAGCGGCTCATCGAGATGCTTGTAGAGACGGGATACTCCAGCGCGGTCGACCCAGAGACCGGCAGGAGGATTGCGGACACTAGAAAGCTCACCCCAAAAATGATTCTTGAGCGCGAGTGCACCAGATTCAGAAACAAGGACTCTATCGACATAATGATTGTCCCCCTAGACACTTTTGATTTTCTCTGGAAGTACAGGGTTGAGGTCGAGTATGAGGGGGTCAAGATATCCGTTCCCTCCCTCATCGACCTGATTCACTTAAAAGAGCAGTCCGGCCGCCCCGTGGACCTCCAGGACGCAAAGGAGCTGAGGCACATCCTGCGGACCCGGAAGGGGAGATATTGA